In Cryptomeria japonica chromosome 5, Sugi_1.0, whole genome shotgun sequence, the genomic window AAATATTATTCATAACTTATGCAGTGGTAATtgcataccaaaaaaaaaaaattgagaaggcATTGCATAAAatcttgaaaaagtaaaaaaataaataataatagcttattaagaaaaaataataatgaaatcaaGAGATTTTCCGCTACACAAAAGTAGCATGGAAATATTGTTGTGATTCAATGACATTCCACTTCCCATATGTGGAGACTTTTGAACTAAAATATGAACTGGCATTAGGTTAGTGCATGTTCATGAATTCACATTTCattttgatatatgtatatatatggcgATGTCATGGCGAGTTCCCTTGCAATATCTATCTATTTTGGAAGTTAAGATATTTGATGGCAAAGGCAAAGATGAAGGCAAAGAGAACACTCCATCCAGCTGCAATGCCTGCAGTAGCTCCTAGGAAGCTATGTCTGAATCCAAAGTAATTCTTTAAGAAATCCTTGAGTATTTCTGTAGTGCCATCAGTTTTTGTTATTATGTTTTCAAGGTCTCCAAATTGTGAAGCAACCAATCCATAGAGTGTCCATGAGACTGGGTCTCCCCAGTAGTACCATCTCCACCACACTGGAATTTTCTGCCATGTCAATTTAACATTCACTCAATTAAtaccatttaaaaaataaaaaattattatatcatTATATGACTATCAAGAATAATACTTACATTTCGTGGAATTATAAAGCCACaaaaaagcatccatactccataaAAAGCTGAAGATACAATTGCAGCTACATTTGCATTGGGAGTGAGAGAGGTAGTCATCATGCCATAAAATGTGAAGTATAGAAATGtgaagaacatgaagaagaagaaccagaagAACTTTGCTGCCTCCCATTTGTAGTCGATCATTGCATACACAATTAATCCATACGCTACCGCTTGAATAAAAATGTAAGGTATTTCAATCAACACCTGCACATCTaacttttgttaaaaaaattaaccaaataaatatttttaatattcctTCTAGCCTAAGGACTCATGCTCTCACATTGGATGGCTAAAATATATTTGCTCAAATTGCGAGTTTGAGAATAAAACTACTTACTTGTGCAAAAGCATATGGGAGAGCCGAATACATCCCTGCAGCCTTTTCTCTATAGAACACTGTTCTTTCAACATCCACAACAGGCTCAACTGATGATGCATTATTCACACCCAAAAACATTACGGATGCAAACATTGAGCCCATTgcattggtaacatttttttgctcTCCTCTGCATTAGAAATTACGATAAATCAAAGTCAGAAGACGGACGACATGGAATTCCGACTTGAATGAAATAAAAGAGAAGCTTAGCCTTACGTCTTACTACCCATCCTCCAGAAAATTGTGCCACAAATCAAAGCGACGATGAGTGTGAAAAAGAAGCGCATTGCATTATATTCAGGGTTTCTCCAATAGGACCAATGTTGCTTCCATAAGCAAGCACATGTCTGGATGAAGAAAGATTGTGAATATTGTGATTCAAAGTATATATCGTTTGACCCTGGAGCTGGTACACTCAATTCCTTTATCAGAGCATCATTTCTCCTGCCAAAACACAACAATCTCACAAGTCACATTTAATCATGATGAGAAGGGTTTAGAATCTAGATTAGTTAAAATCACAAATCACCAACACTTACTCATACAAACGGGAATTGCGATATATTTCTGCAAAATCAACTCCAAGTCGAAGCTCAGTCCCAACAGAAGAGGACTCCAACATCCATGTTGCTGGATTGTAACCCTGGGTTATTTTCGGAACTCCTTCAACTGCCTCAAAATAGTCAATTAGGTCCTTTGAACGATGACCTAGAGGTCCTACATATATCATTTGCCCTCCACGCTTCATCAGCACCAGCTGCAAATTGTGATCCACATTTAGATTCATATTCATATTTCATCTCCCCACAACATCTAACATCTAATATTAAAGATTTCATCATGTATTACCTCATCAAAGGCCTCGAATATGTCTATGCTTGGTTGATGAATGGTGCACACAACAGTTCGTCCTGTGTCCACAGTATTTCGAACAGTTCGCATAACAATTGCAGCAGCTCTAGCATCCAGCCCTGACGTTGGCTCATCCATGAATATAATGGATGGATTTGCTACCAATTCCACCGCAATTGTCAACCTCTTTCTCTGTTCAGTAGACAACCCTCTCATTCCAGGAAGACCCACGAGAGCTCCTTTCAAGTTTTCTAGCTCTACCAGACTCATAACTTCTTCCACAAACATCTATTCAACAgatttttttcatattcatattaATCACTACTAAAAATTTGTTGGAATAAATATTGTAGCATACTTTATAATTCATCATTCAAGACTAGCAGATTGTGATCCAATATATATTTCTACCTCTTATATTTGAGAGAACATATGCCTTAAGCAATAAAACATACCTCTCTAGTTTTACGATCGACTTCTTTGGGAAGACGAAGCCAAGCAGAGTATATGAGGGATTCATAGACTGTGACACATGGAGAGTGTATATCATTTTGTTCGCAGTAACCGGAAATGCGAGCAAAGGTCTCTTGTTTCTTGGGATAACCAGATATGGTGACAGAACCTTCAATATATCCCCCTGTTTTTCTTCCAGCAAGAACATCCATCAAGGTCGTCTTCCCTGCCCCACTCACCCCCATCAAACATGTCAACACACCTGGCCTGAATGTCCCACTCACTTCACGCAGTAACTGAAGTCGGTCCTCTGTTACTCCTTGTTGTTTCATTTCCTAACCCATCATATAATTTCAATTAGTAGGACGACTCAAAACAAAATCATATTTCATTAGTTTAAGCTCATTCTACTTGAGTATCAAGTGATTCAAATGGTTAACTATTCCGCatttaacataaaaaaaaaattaagttccaACAACATACCTCGGGCATGTCGACAAAGTAACTGACATGGTCAAAAGCCATGGAGAGAGGTTGGAAGGGCAAAACCATCCCTTTCTTGCCAGCCTCACGAGCACTTGTCACAAGGGAATCGGACCTATTCGAAACACTGCTACTTCTATGTCGTTGAGAACTTCTCCCCCCTATTTAAcattaacatataaaacataagcTTTATCACTCTTTCACATGGAATGGTAGACAATAATGATAGTAATCCATGCTAAATCTCCTTACCAACAGATTGAACTTCTCTGATACCGCCTTGTTGAATGTTTTGCATTTCGACCCCATTCTCATGGAAGGCTCTATTTTGCAAACCAACTGTTGAATTTTCTTTATGTTTCAAGTCATCTTCAGAGATTGTTGCTTGTGGCTTTCCCAGGGCTGATGAAATAGAGAAAAGGCGTTATTATGTATTGACTCACAAGAAAGGATTAATCTATATAATTTGGAGGTGGTTTACTCACGTTCAAGATAATGTAATGCCACTGTGTAGAGCACGTTAAAGAGAACAGCGTATCCGAAGAGCGCCCCAACAGAAAGCCAATACCACCAGTTATCTGAAAACAGTCCACGAGAATGCAACAACTTCACACCAACATTTTCCGTTTCCTGTCGACATAGCAAGCAGTTTAAGTGTAGGGTAGGAAACCAATTTCTACTAGTTTAGAAGAAGTAATGAAAAGAAAATACAAACTAGGCTACTTACTAACCTTTTGCCATCTACTTGCTAGGAACTCGTTTACTGCAATTCCATTCTGAGCATACATGAGAGGAGAAATCCAATAACCCCATATCCACCAACCTTTAATATCCTCTGGTATAGACAAGTAAAGCATTGCAAAGCATTAGTTTTGAATCCTCTGGTACATTTATTCAGTCACCTTAACCTAGCTATCTTATTAATGACTTAGAGGAAAAAGTGTTAGACCTCTGGAGACGATGAATCCCCCAAGAACGAAAATAACCAAGAGGGCAAAAGTACCAAAAGTCATTGCCACTACTCGATTTCGTCCTAGAGATGCTATGAATCTGAAAAGTGATAGTGAAGTTTGAGAAAGTGCGAACAACAGCAACCACTGTCGGAAAAACCTGCATTGATATATAACAGGGTCAGGTTTATTGGCATAAGTTATAACAGCGGACTACTTGTAAATCCTTTAAAACGAGGGGAGGAAAGAAAGTTATCAAAGAATTTAAACAAGGGGAAAAAATCCTTTTACTACTATTTTTTCAAAATTCCCTAAACAAATGGAAAATCATGGGTTGCCAAAACATGTGGAGTTTAAGACAAGTGTTACCTGTGAGGACTTGGGGTAAAACCAATGGTATAGTATGTGACAACCGTCCATATCACAGATTCGAGTATGGAAGAAGGAATCGTGGTAACCCAGGTTGGAAGAGAGAAAGCCCAAGCAGGAAAGAACTTTAAACTCCTCTGCTTGTAAAATACTGGGAGTTTGTCAATTGTCATTGATAGTTCCGCAAAACCATTGAACATGAGCTGTGTTAGCCCAAAGAAGAGAGCTCCGAAGTAGATTGTTCCATCATTCAGATTTCTGTGATGCATATTGGTTCGGAAGAAGACGCTCATCGTAATCAAAGCGATTAGAGTGATCTGTCAAATATGTTTCCGCTCAGATTTACAAACAATGATTAACATTGAAGTAGACAAAATTAAGTGAAAAAATAAATTACCTGAGCGGATTTGAAGATGTGGACAAAGACACCCCTCTTCATCAACAAAATTTCTCTGTCCAAACATGCTCTGAAAAGCTCCATTTTACTTACACCATATTTGTGTTTGGTCAGCGCAGCCGGATGAGATTTGGTTTTATCATAGGGAACTGATAGCTCTACATTCATTTTGGCTCCAACGTGGAAAGATTGGAATGCGTCTGCAAACTCCTTCACTGGCACATAACGGTACGCTCGACCTCTGTTCGCCCAATATTGTTCTTGATCCATGGGCGAAGTCACCTGTTATACAGTGATCAGTAATTAGAATGTAATTACAACACAACCTACAACTCAGAATCCACTAGTGTCTGATGAAGTTGTTTACCTCCTGCAAAAAATCAGCAACACCTTTCCTTTCAGGGCATCTAAATCCCATGGACTCGAAGAATTCAAGAATGGATTCACGGGGTCCGCTGTAGACGAGATAGCCTTCGGAAAGTAAAATGACATCgtcaaagagatcaaatgtttcgGGGGCAGGTTGCAAAAGCGAAATGACCATGGTTGAATTGAAGACGTGCACGTATTGACGCAGGCATTTAACTATCTGAAATGTGGTAGAGCTGTCAAGGCCGGTTGAAATCTCGTCCATCAACAGCGCGTTTGCAGCTCCCACGATCATCTCTCCAGTTGTAACTCTCTT contains:
- the LOC131060649 gene encoding pleiotropic drug resistance protein 1; amino-acid sequence: MSLKLDGNSEVQSWAGSLRLGSRRLFDRSETVFSASSASRNRLDDEDSLKWAAIEKLPTYDRLRTSILKDIHGEVDVTDIQLDSRQKVLDRLVKVAEEDNERFLHRQRRRIDRVGIQLPEVEIRYEHLNVDANAHVGGRALPTLLNYTLDILEGLLGSLGLYKGNKTTMTILHDVSGVVKPGRLTLLLGPPASGKSTLLLALAGRLDKSLRVTGSVKYNGHSMDEFVPERTSAYISQHDLHTGELTVRETLDFGARFQGVGSRYDILTELSRREKEQGIKPDPDIDLFMKATSIDGQKTSMMTDYILKILGLDICADTIVGDQMHRGVSGGQKKRVTTGEMIVGAANALLMDEISTGLDSSTTFQIVKCLRQYVHVFNSTMVISLLQPAPETFDLFDDVILLSEGYLVYSGPRESILEFFESMGFRCPERKGVADFLQEVTSPMDQEQYWANRGRAYRYVPVKEFADAFQSFHVGAKMNVELSVPYDKTKSHPAALTKHKYGVSKMELFRACLDREILLMKRGVFVHIFKSAQITLIALITMSVFFRTNMHHRNLNDGTIYFGALFFGLTQLMFNGFAELSMTIDKLPVFYKQRSLKFFPAWAFSLPTWVTTIPSSILESVIWTVVTYYTIGFTPSPHRFFRQWLLLFALSQTSLSLFRFIASLGRNRVVAMTFGTFALLVIFVLGGFIVSREDIKGWWIWGYWISPLMYAQNGIAVNEFLASRWQKETENVGVKLLHSRGLFSDNWWYWLSVGALFGYAVLFNVLYTVALHYLEPLGKPQATISEDDLKHKENSTVGLQNRAFHENGVEMQNIQQGGIREVQSVGGRSSQRHRSSSVSNRSDSLVTSAREAGKKGMVLPFQPLSMAFDHVSYFVDMPEEMKQQGVTEDRLQLLREVSGTFRPGVLTCLMGVSGAGKTTLMDVLAGRKTGGYIEGSVTISGYPKKQETFARISGYCEQNDIHSPCVTVYESLIYSAWLRLPKEVDRKTREMFVEEVMSLVELENLKGALVGLPGMRGLSTEQRKRLTIAVELVANPSIIFMDEPTSGLDARAAAIVMRTVRNTVDTGRTVVCTIHQPSIDIFEAFDELVLMKRGGQMIYVGPLGHRSKDLIDYFEAVEGVPKITQGYNPATWMLESSSVGTELRLGVDFAEIYRNSRLYERNDALIKELSVPAPGSNDIYFESQYSQSFFIQTCACLWKQHWSYWRNPEYNAMRFFFTLIVALICGTIFWRMGSKTGEQKNVTNAMGSMFASVMFLGVNNASSVEPVVDVERTVFYREKAAGMYSALPYAFAQVLIEIPYIFIQAVAYGLIVYAMIDYKWEAAKFFWFFFFMFFTFLYFTFYGMMTTSLTPNANVAAIVSSAFYGVWMLFCGFIIPRNKIPVWWRWYYWGDPVSWTLYGLVASQFGDLENIITKTDGTTEILKDFLKNYFGFRHSFLGATAGIAAGWSVLFAFIFAFAIKYLNFQNR